A DNA window from Staphylococcus warneri contains the following coding sequences:
- a CDS encoding YfhO family protein: MKKSLKYIFIFVLLSLVGHSYVIYKFYHDGILFTGPNDGMEQMVPIQMFLFNQWSHGNWFYSSDFGLGGDFFTDLSYYFSTNILFIINALVIMLLKLVIHLDTSQLLFWMNNALIVSIIKASIALYCTYLFAKHLTKHHLISLLMAFLFVISPLYFRFTVYWPFFSDVFIFMPLLLLSIERFLKMKKLGLFIVTMSLILINNFYFAYYLLIIGAGYIILRIIFRHPNDLASRKQALFIFGISGFLSLGNSLFIFYHSVQSYLNNRRAPFSGKVPNFEHLDANTNLFFDNYLIVILFITIQAILSFKLYKHFYYRLFAILTIIFICFNFIPFIDQLFNGFSAPQKRWHFIIAFNSAILIGLYVKYFKTLSIKSYLITNLLAQSTIFISAIAYHTYVAWIILVPIVSIIGLCILILNDRTSRTKLTYLFIIAISLLNVMVSFVFIKNQIYFEDHKDRANTFYLNSNMYSSELQRALVKQMNHSKRNDERIDWRVNEQDNTPMYQHFKGLSLYSSIFHHNILDDYYDDLKINLAEESLSRYQSTNGRQNIASLFSIRYVMLKDYQHNIPSYFKKVKSAGQYSIYENTLNLPSVKVTNHIYDKGSLKTPIDREHAMLDGVVLDNKGANYNQRAKNLLNQVDISSQNIVKLNKHRIKVTQSSGKVKLHLPKKLQKRYTDFYLTMKIKRGLPDSNYTVNINQYSNNRLYNDSVYRIGVDTQLYRTQPDKNGDITIQLSPKGTFDLQLLNLNGENYDTLKKAHQSANFNMTYHDIKNGVKVNLDKHSKGMATINIPYRSGMKAFVDGEQEKVYKANGMMTAVPVDKNAKTIVIKYQPPFWNTMIFISISSIFISWLFVKYIYPKKRKKRTHSV, encoded by the coding sequence ATGAAAAAATCACTTAAATACATATTCATATTCGTACTTTTATCACTTGTTGGTCATAGCTACGTTATATATAAATTTTATCATGATGGCATACTTTTTACCGGACCTAATGATGGTATGGAACAAATGGTTCCTATCCAAATGTTTCTATTCAATCAATGGAGTCACGGTAACTGGTTTTATTCATCAGATTTTGGATTAGGTGGCGACTTCTTCACCGATTTAAGCTATTACTTTTCTACAAATATACTTTTTATTATCAACGCATTAGTCATTATGTTGTTAAAGTTAGTTATTCATTTAGACACATCTCAACTATTATTTTGGATGAATAACGCACTTATCGTTTCAATTATCAAAGCAAGTATTGCACTTTATTGTACATATTTATTTGCAAAGCACCTGACAAAACATCATCTTATTAGTCTACTCATGGCCTTTTTATTTGTGATCTCACCCTTATATTTTAGATTCACCGTATATTGGCCATTTTTCAGTGATGTTTTTATTTTCATGCCTTTGTTACTTTTATCTATTGAACGATTTTTAAAAATGAAAAAATTAGGCTTATTTATTGTAACCATGTCGCTCATATTGATTAACAATTTTTATTTTGCCTATTACTTACTCATTATAGGCGCAGGTTATATCATTCTTAGAATCATCTTTAGACACCCTAACGATCTAGCCAGTCGTAAACAAGCGTTATTCATCTTTGGTATCAGTGGATTTTTATCGTTAGGTAATAGCCTGTTTATTTTTTACCATAGTGTTCAAAGTTATTTAAATAATCGTAGAGCGCCATTCTCTGGTAAAGTACCTAACTTCGAACATCTAGATGCAAATACAAATTTATTTTTTGATAATTACTTAATCGTCATTTTATTTATAACTATCCAAGCTATTTTAAGTTTCAAATTATATAAACATTTTTATTATCGACTTTTTGCCATTTTAACAATTATATTTATATGTTTTAATTTCATTCCATTTATAGACCAATTATTTAATGGATTTTCTGCACCTCAAAAAAGATGGCATTTTATCATTGCATTTAACTCAGCAATTCTCATAGGCCTTTATGTAAAATATTTTAAAACTTTATCGATTAAATCCTATCTCATAACTAATCTATTGGCTCAAAGTACTATATTTATTAGTGCAATTGCATATCATACATATGTTGCATGGATTATCTTGGTACCTATCGTATCTATCATTGGTTTATGTATTTTAATTCTAAACGATAGAACGAGTCGTACTAAATTGACTTATCTATTTATCATTGCCATTTCATTACTTAATGTGATGGTGTCGTTTGTTTTTATAAAGAATCAGATATACTTTGAAGATCATAAAGATAGAGCAAATACGTTCTACCTTAATTCCAATATGTATAGTTCCGAATTACAACGTGCATTAGTTAAGCAAATGAATCATTCTAAACGTAATGATGAGCGAATTGATTGGCGTGTCAATGAGCAAGACAACACACCTATGTACCAACATTTCAAAGGTTTAAGTTTGTATTCAAGTATCTTCCATCACAATATCCTCGATGATTATTATGATGATTTAAAGATTAACTTGGCTGAAGAATCACTGAGTCGTTATCAATCAACGAACGGTAGACAAAACATTGCCAGTCTATTTTCTATTAGATATGTCATGTTGAAAGATTATCAACATAATATTCCTAGTTACTTTAAAAAGGTGAAATCTGCAGGTCAATATTCAATTTACGAAAATACACTTAACCTACCTTCAGTTAAAGTTACAAATCATATTTATGATAAGGGATCTTTAAAGACACCTATTGATAGAGAGCATGCAATGTTAGATGGAGTCGTATTAGATAATAAAGGGGCAAATTATAATCAAAGGGCAAAAAATTTGTTAAATCAAGTTGATATATCGAGTCAAAACATTGTTAAATTAAATAAGCATCGTATTAAAGTAACTCAATCTTCAGGCAAAGTTAAGCTTCATTTACCTAAGAAATTACAAAAACGATACACTGATTTTTATTTAACGATGAAAATTAAAAGAGGTTTACCTGATAGTAATTATACGGTGAATATTAATCAATATAGTAACAATCGTCTGTACAATGATTCTGTTTATAGAATTGGCGTCGATACACAACTTTACCGAACACAACCTGATAAGAATGGTGATATTACGATTCAACTATCACCAAAAGGCACTTTCGATTTACAATTATTGAACCTAAATGGTGAAAATTATGATACGCTCAAAAAAGCACATCAATCCGCAAACTTTAATATGACATATCATGATATTAAAAATGGCGTTAAAGTTAATTTAGATAAACATTCCAAAGGCATGGCAACCATTAACATTCCTTATCGAAGCGGTATGAAAGCCTTTGTTGATGGAGAACAAGAAAAAGTTTATAAAGCCAATGGCATGATGACAGCAGTACCAGTAGATAAAAATGCAAAAACAATAGTCATAAAATATCAACCACCATTTTGGAATACAATGATATTCATTTCGATTTCAAGCATTTTTATAAGTTGGTTATTCGTTAAATACATTTATCCTAAAAAGAGAAAGAAGAGGACACATAGTGTTTAA
- a CDS encoding YfhO family protein, whose amino-acid sequence MFKKIVSKPFLLLASIIILSCILSLFIYIPFIYRFITQGVVFSGEGDGFRQMMPFQMYLYEHFTQFKGFYDESFGLGGDYVKGLAYYYSMSPLMWLNFLTIWILEKIGLAHPHDISYWPANQLIMAYVRTVITFVCTFYFFKYIKLKPIAVIMATIMYGMSTVVLYYNFTWSFYGNLLILLPLSLLAMERFFREKKIGLFIFVIALTLFMNFYFSYYQAIVLGFYFMYRVIVIHPKDIVNRWQKCYLLIIGVLLSVMSSILGLYTGLSSFFNNDRAQNPKLETPLFTDLVNTNFNIFSDGFYITITFITIIALFSFKLYRHYYFKLFAIVTWILLIGSLSQYFDSAFNGFSMPQRRWVYALTLSSSALVALFIQHISELSLKRYNLIAIPITIYGIVYFVLAEKTIYWIPVSIVLICLLAILIKKPQLQSKKWIQIALVLMIFIQQLGIEHITIKNTIEPYQTTMKTIDDPSYRGKVLNKTIQNIKNSQSNPLSRIDYMSFYGLNSPFIYHYNGISLYSSIFDGGILKYYDKMMQINMPVDKNSTYRYLGNRANLMAIWGVEDRLRHPKDLNMPYGFEKKKLIKDKGDQWIHSHNTINYPAAHVTNKIYDSSDLKSPLDREQAMIQGIVLNDKSSKPNTSFKRNPNLLSHADIKLNHAKQIKNHQIEVTKNNGGMQLQLPKSFTQRYKDLYIEMDVELLAPDKNHRVSVNEYSQDRNPLTYKYRRFVSPVTMRVKSSNLLNIKLSPGKYRLKVNGIYGENYQTLRKSEKHLKKVDIHKQRNGYMIKKDKKEDGYLVMPIPYAKGMKASIDGHAVEVKKANGIMTAIPVKKGQELIRLTYTPPHFYLLIVISIAGIIISMIFARSIKKNH is encoded by the coding sequence GTGTTTAAAAAAATTGTTTCTAAGCCATTCTTATTATTAGCTTCAATTATTATTTTAAGTTGCATCTTATCATTATTCATATACATTCCATTCATTTACCGTTTCATCACTCAAGGCGTTGTCTTTAGTGGTGAGGGTGATGGCTTTAGGCAAATGATGCCTTTTCAAATGTATCTATATGAGCACTTCACACAATTCAAAGGATTTTATGATGAATCTTTTGGATTAGGTGGAGATTATGTTAAGGGGCTAGCATATTATTATTCCATGTCACCTTTAATGTGGTTAAACTTTTTAACGATATGGATATTAGAAAAAATTGGATTAGCACACCCTCACGATATTAGTTATTGGCCAGCTAATCAGCTCATAATGGCCTATGTTAGAACGGTTATTACATTTGTCTGTACGTTTTATTTCTTTAAATATATAAAGTTAAAACCAATAGCAGTTATAATGGCAACGATAATGTATGGTATGTCGACAGTAGTTCTCTACTATAACTTTACATGGTCATTTTACGGTAATTTATTAATCTTATTACCGCTTTCATTATTGGCTATGGAACGCTTCTTCAGAGAGAAGAAAATCGGGTTATTTATCTTTGTCATAGCTTTAACTTTATTTATGAACTTCTATTTTAGCTATTATCAAGCGATTGTGTTGGGCTTTTATTTTATGTATAGAGTCATTGTCATTCACCCTAAAGATATCGTAAATAGATGGCAAAAATGCTATCTACTCATCATAGGGGTTTTATTAAGCGTAATGAGTAGTATTTTAGGCTTATATACTGGATTGTCGTCATTTTTTAATAATGACCGAGCGCAAAATCCTAAACTTGAAACACCACTCTTTACAGATCTTGTTAATACTAATTTTAATATTTTTTCAGATGGCTTTTATATAACCATTACCTTTATTACTATTATTGCTTTATTTTCATTCAAATTATATCGTCATTATTATTTTAAATTATTTGCGATTGTAACTTGGATATTACTTATTGGTTCTCTATCTCAATATTTTGATAGTGCTTTTAATGGTTTTTCAATGCCGCAAAGACGTTGGGTATACGCTTTAACTCTATCTTCAAGTGCTTTAGTCGCATTATTCATTCAACATATCAGTGAGTTATCTCTTAAAAGATATAATCTCATTGCTATCCCTATTACAATTTATGGAATTGTTTATTTTGTATTAGCTGAAAAAACAATATATTGGATTCCAGTGTCTATCGTGTTGATATGTTTATTAGCTATATTGATTAAGAAACCACAACTTCAATCAAAAAAATGGATTCAAATCGCACTCGTATTAATGATTTTCATACAACAACTTGGAATTGAACATATCACAATCAAAAATACCATTGAACCGTATCAAACTACAATGAAAACAATTGACGATCCTAGCTACCGAGGTAAAGTATTAAATAAAACCATTCAAAATATCAAAAATTCTCAATCAAATCCACTATCACGAATTGATTATATGTCATTTTATGGTTTGAATTCACCATTTATTTACCACTATAATGGCATCTCACTCTATTCAAGTATATTTGATGGAGGCATATTGAAATATTACGATAAAATGATGCAAATCAATATGCCAGTGGATAAAAACAGTACCTACCGCTATTTAGGCAATCGAGCCAATTTAATGGCTATTTGGGGTGTGGAAGATCGCCTTAGACACCCTAAAGATTTAAATATGCCTTATGGTTTTGAAAAGAAAAAGCTAATCAAAGATAAAGGTGATCAATGGATTCATTCTCATAATACGATTAATTATCCAGCAGCACATGTCACAAATAAAATTTATGATTCAAGTGATTTAAAATCACCTTTAGATCGTGAACAAGCTATGATTCAAGGTATTGTATTGAATGATAAAAGTTCAAAACCGAATACATCGTTTAAACGAAATCCTAATCTTTTATCTCATGCTGACATTAAATTAAATCATGCTAAACAAATCAAAAATCATCAAATAGAAGTTACTAAAAATAATGGTGGTATGCAGCTTCAACTACCAAAATCTTTTACTCAACGTTATAAAGATTTATATATAGAAATGGATGTTGAGTTATTAGCACCTGACAAGAATCATCGTGTTAGTGTTAATGAATATAGTCAAGATAGGAATCCTCTTACTTATAAATATCGTAGATTTGTTAGTCCTGTCACTATGAGGGTAAAATCATCAAATCTATTAAATATCAAGCTATCGCCAGGTAAATATCGTCTTAAAGTTAACGGTATTTATGGAGAAAACTATCAAACTTTACGCAAATCAGAGAAGCACTTGAAAAAAGTGGATATCCATAAACAAAGAAATGGATATATGATTAAAAAAGATAAAAAAGAAGATGGCTATTTAGTCATGCCTATTCCTTATGCCAAAGGGATGAAGGCAAGTATTGATGGTCACGCAGTGGAAGTTAAAAAAGCAAATGGTATTATGACAGCTATACCTGTTAAAAAAGGCCAAGAACTGATTCGATTAACATACACTCCACCACACTTTTATTTATTAATTGTTATCTCAATTGCAGGTATTATCATTAGTATGATATTTGCTAGAAGTATTAAAAAGAATCATTAA
- the rplS gene encoding 50S ribosomal protein L19 has protein sequence MSNHKLIEAVTKSQLRTDLPSFRPGDTLRVHVRIIEGSRERIQVFEGVVIKRRGGGISETFTVRKISSGVGVERTFPLHTPKIEKIEVKRRGKVRRAKLYYLRNLRGKAARIQEIR, from the coding sequence ATGAGTAATCATAAGTTAATCGAAGCAGTAACTAAATCACAATTACGTACAGATTTACCTTCATTCCGTCCAGGTGACACTTTACGTGTACACGTTCGTATCATTGAAGGTTCACGTGAACGTATCCAAGTATTCGAAGGTGTTGTAATTAAACGCCGTGGTGGAGGAATTTCAGAAACTTTCACAGTTCGTAAAATTTCTTCAGGTGTAGGTGTGGAACGTACATTCCCATTACACACTCCAAAAATCGAAAAAATTGAAGTTAAACGTCGCGGTAAAGTACGTCGTGCTAAATTATACTACTTACGTAATTTACGTGGTAAAGCTGCTAGAATTCAAGAAATTCGTTAA
- the trmD gene encoding tRNA (guanosine(37)-N1)-methyltransferase TrmD, whose protein sequence is MKIDYLTLFPEMFDGVLNHSILKRAQDKDIINVNTINFRDYSVNKHNQVDDYPFGGGQGMVLKPEPVFNAMEDINRTDDTRVILMCPQGRPFTQDIAQELSEAKHIVFICGHYEGYDERIREHLVTDEISMGDYVLTGGELPAMTMTDAIVRLIPGVLGNEQSHQDDSFSDGLLEFPQYTRPREYNGMKVPDVLLSGNHAHIDQWRHEQKLIRTLNKRPDLLEQYDLSDKDKKIIQTYKNQLKKD, encoded by the coding sequence ATGAAAATCGATTATTTAACTTTATTTCCAGAAATGTTTGACGGGGTATTAAATCATTCTATTTTAAAAAGAGCACAAGACAAAGATATTATAAATGTGAATACTATCAATTTTAGGGATTATTCAGTAAATAAACATAATCAAGTAGATGATTATCCTTTTGGCGGAGGTCAAGGTATGGTATTGAAACCTGAGCCAGTGTTTAATGCGATGGAAGACATCAATAGGACCGATGATACTCGCGTTATATTAATGTGCCCTCAAGGCCGTCCATTTACGCAAGACATTGCTCAAGAATTAAGTGAAGCCAAACATATTGTGTTTATATGTGGTCACTATGAAGGTTATGATGAACGTATAAGAGAACATTTAGTAACTGACGAAATTTCCATGGGCGATTATGTATTAACAGGTGGGGAATTACCTGCAATGACGATGACTGATGCTATTGTTAGATTAATTCCAGGTGTACTTGGAAACGAACAGTCACACCAAGATGATTCATTCTCTGATGGGTTATTAGAATTTCCACAATATACTAGACCACGTGAATATAATGGAATGAAAGTGCCAGATGTTTTATTATCTGGAAATCATGCTCATATTGATCAATGGCGTCATGAACAAAAATTAATCCGTACTTTGAACAAGAGACCCGATTTATTAGAGCAATATGATTTATCGGATAAAGATAAAAAAATAATACAAACATACAAAAACCAATTGAAAAAAGACTAA
- the rimM gene encoding ribosome maturation factor RimM (Essential for efficient processing of 16S rRNA), giving the protein MEVEVGQIVNTHGIKGEVKVKSNSDFTDTRFQPGEVLTAKLNQIEKELTVTSYRTHKGFHMLKFEGIDNINDIEYLKGALLYQERDHEDIELEENEFYYSDIIGCTVFDDEQQPIGRITSIFETGANDVWVVKGDKEYLIPYIADVVKEVDVENKTVIITPMEGLLD; this is encoded by the coding sequence ATGGAAGTCGAAGTAGGACAAATCGTCAATACCCATGGAATCAAAGGAGAAGTTAAAGTAAAATCTAACTCAGATTTTACTGATACACGTTTTCAACCAGGTGAAGTGTTAACAGCAAAATTAAATCAAATAGAAAAAGAATTAACTGTGACGTCTTATCGTACACACAAAGGATTTCATATGTTGAAGTTTGAAGGTATCGATAACATCAATGATATAGAATATCTTAAAGGTGCTTTATTATATCAAGAACGAGATCATGAAGACATTGAACTTGAAGAAAATGAATTTTATTATTCAGATATTATAGGTTGTACTGTATTTGACGATGAACAACAGCCAATCGGTCGCATCACTAGTATTTTTGAAACTGGTGCTAATGATGTGTGGGTTGTTAAAGGGGATAAAGAATATTTAATTCCTTACATAGCAGATGTTGTTAAAGAAGTGGATGTAGAAAATAAAACAGTTATCATCACACCAATGGAAGGATTGTTAGATTAA
- the rpsP gene encoding 30S ribosomal protein S16, with translation MAVKIRLTRLGSKRNPFYRIVVADARSPRDGRIIEQIGTYNPAHVNAPEVKIDEELALKWLKDGAKPTDTVHNILSREGILKKFDDQKYAK, from the coding sequence ATGGCAGTTAAAATTCGTTTAACTCGTTTAGGTTCAAAAAGAAATCCATTCTATCGTATCGTAGTTGCAGATGCTCGTTCACCACGTGATGGTCGTATCATCGAACAAATCGGTACTTACAATCCAGCACACGTTAATGCTCCAGAAGTTAAAATTGACGAAGAATTAGCATTAAAATGGTTAAAAGACGGTGCAAAACCAACTGATACAGTTCATAATATCTTATCAAGAGAAGGTATTTTGAAAAAATTCGATGACCAAAAATACGCTAAATAA
- the ffh gene encoding signal recognition particle protein produces the protein MAFEGLSDRLQASMQRMRGKGKVTEADIKAMMREVRLALLEADVNFKVVKDFVKTVSERALGSDVMQSLTPGQQVIKIVQDELTNLMGGENSTIKMANKPPTVVMMVGLQGAGKTTTAGKLALLMRKKYNKKPMLVAGDIYRPAAIDQLQTVGKQLDVPVYSEGDQVKPQQIVQNALAHAKEEHLDFVIIDTAGRLHIDEALMNELQEVKEIAKPDEIMLVVDAMTGQDAVNVAQSFDEQLDVTGVTLTKLDGDTRGGAALSIRSVTQKPIKFVGMSEKLDGLELFHPERMASRILGMGDVLSLIEKAQQDVDQDKAKDLEKKMRDSSFTLDDFLEQLDQVKNLGPLDDIMKMIPGMNKMKGLDQLNMSDKQIDHIKAIIQSMTPSERANPAMLNVSRKKRIAKGSGRSLQEVNRLMKQFNDMKKMMKQFTGGGKGKKAKRSQMENMLKGMNLPF, from the coding sequence ATGGCATTTGAAGGATTGTCGGATCGCTTACAGGCATCAATGCAAAGAATGCGTGGTAAGGGTAAAGTTACAGAAGCAGATATCAAGGCAATGATGCGAGAAGTTCGTCTTGCGTTATTAGAAGCCGACGTTAACTTTAAAGTCGTAAAGGATTTCGTCAAAACTGTATCAGAACGAGCATTAGGCTCAGATGTGATGCAGTCATTAACACCCGGACAACAAGTGATTAAAATTGTTCAAGATGAATTAACGAATTTAATGGGTGGCGAAAATTCTACGATTAAAATGGCTAACAAACCACCAACAGTTGTTATGATGGTTGGTCTGCAAGGTGCAGGTAAAACTACAACTGCAGGTAAATTAGCACTTTTAATGCGAAAAAAATATAATAAAAAACCAATGTTAGTTGCTGGTGATATTTATCGACCAGCTGCCATTGATCAGTTACAAACAGTAGGTAAGCAACTAGATGTTCCTGTTTATAGTGAAGGAGATCAAGTTAAACCACAACAAATCGTTCAAAATGCATTAGCACATGCTAAAGAAGAACATTTAGACTTTGTCATTATCGATACAGCAGGTCGTTTGCATATTGATGAAGCATTAATGAATGAATTACAAGAAGTTAAAGAAATTGCTAAACCAGATGAAATTATGTTGGTTGTCGATGCAATGACTGGTCAAGATGCGGTTAATGTTGCACAATCATTTGATGAACAATTAGATGTAACGGGTGTGACATTAACTAAGTTAGATGGTGACACTCGTGGTGGTGCTGCATTATCTATACGTTCAGTAACTCAAAAACCAATTAAATTTGTAGGTATGAGTGAAAAACTTGATGGTTTAGAATTATTCCATCCAGAACGTATGGCTTCTCGTATTTTAGGTATGGGTGATGTTTTAAGTTTAATTGAAAAAGCGCAACAAGATGTTGACCAAGACAAAGCTAAAGATTTAGAAAAGAAAATGAGAGACTCTTCTTTCACATTGGATGATTTCTTAGAACAACTTGATCAAGTTAAAAATCTTGGGCCATTAGACGATATCATGAAAATGATTCCTGGTATGAATAAGATGAAAGGCTTAGATCAACTTAATATGAGTGATAAACAAATCGATCATATTAAAGCTATCATTCAATCAATGACACCTAGTGAAAGAGCGAATCCAGCGATGTTGAACGTTTCTCGTAAAAAACGTATCGCAAAAGGTTCAGGGCGTTCTTTACAAGAAGTCAATCGTTTAATGAAGCAATTTAATGACATGAAGAAAATGATGAAACAATTTACTGGTGGCGGTAAAGGTAAGAAAGCCAAACGTAGCCAGATGGAAAATATGTTAAAAGGTATGAACTTACCTTTCTAA
- a CDS encoding putative DNA-binding protein: MSQNDLVKTLRMNYLFDFYQSLLTDKQRNYLELFYLQDYALSEIADTFNVSRQAVYDNIRRTGDLVEDYETKLGLYKRFEQRRDIYDKMKQSLDKPELLKQYIDQLEELE; encoded by the coding sequence ATGAGCCAAAATGATTTAGTAAAAACACTACGAATGAATTATCTTTTTGATTTTTATCAATCTTTGCTGACTGATAAACAAAGAAACTACTTAGAATTATTTTACTTACAAGATTATGCATTAAGTGAAATTGCTGATACTTTTAATGTGAGTAGACAAGCAGTTTATGATAATATAAGAAGAACTGGCGATTTAGTAGAAGATTATGAAACTAAATTAGGATTATACAAAAGGTTTGAACAACGACGAGATATTTATGACAAAATGAAACAATCTCTTGATAAACCAGAATTATTAAAGCAATATATAGATCAATTAGAAGAATTAGAATAG
- the ftsY gene encoding signal recognition particle-docking protein FtsY, producing the protein MSFFKRLKDKFSGPRGEDIEKELSSEEVSDDPSKQMDEEQHTSQHELEEDKPKKKPRKLSEADFDEDGLISIEDFEEIEAQKIGAKFKAGLEKSRENFQEQLNNLIARYRKVDEEFFEALEEMLITADVGFNTVMQLTEELRAEAQRRNIQETEDLREVIVEKIVEIYHQEDDKSEAMNLEDGRLNVILMVGVNGVGKTTTIGKLAYRYKMEGKKVMLAAGDTFRAGAIEQLKVWGERVGVEVISQSEGSDPAAVMYDAINAAKNKQVDILICDTAGRLQNKSNLMQELEKVKRVIGRAVPDAPHEALLCLDATTGQNALSQARTFKEVTNVSGIVLTKLDGTAKGGIVLAIRNELKIPVKYVGLGEKLDDLQPFNPESYVYGLFADMIEQNEEIPDELAESPSDNGDASHEPK; encoded by the coding sequence ATGAGCTTTTTTAAACGCTTAAAAGATAAATTTTCAGGACCAAGAGGAGAAGATATTGAAAAGGAATTATCTAGTGAAGAGGTTTCAGATGACCCTTCCAAACAGATGGATGAGGAACAACATACATCTCAACATGAACTAGAAGAAGATAAACCTAAAAAGAAACCTAGAAAATTAAGTGAAGCGGATTTTGATGAAGATGGCTTAATTTCGATTGAAGACTTTGAAGAGATAGAAGCACAAAAAATTGGTGCGAAATTTAAAGCTGGTTTAGAAAAATCTAGAGAAAATTTCCAAGAACAGTTAAATAATTTAATAGCGCGATATAGAAAAGTTGACGAAGAATTCTTCGAAGCATTAGAAGAGATGTTAATTACAGCCGATGTTGGTTTTAATACAGTGATGCAATTAACTGAAGAACTTCGTGCTGAAGCACAACGTCGTAACATTCAAGAAACAGAAGATTTACGTGAAGTTATCGTTGAAAAAATTGTCGAAATTTATCACCAAGAAGATGATAAATCAGAAGCAATGAATCTTGAAGATGGACGTTTAAATGTTATTTTAATGGTCGGTGTTAATGGTGTAGGTAAAACGACGACGATTGGTAAATTAGCTTACCGTTACAAAATGGAAGGTAAAAAAGTCATGCTTGCTGCAGGTGACACATTTAGAGCAGGTGCTATCGAACAATTAAAAGTTTGGGGAGAACGAGTTGGCGTAGAAGTTATAAGTCAAAGTGAAGGTTCAGATCCAGCCGCTGTAATGTATGATGCAATCAATGCTGCTAAAAATAAACAAGTAGATATTTTAATTTGTGATACTGCAGGTCGTTTACAAAATAAATCTAATTTAATGCAAGAATTAGAAAAAGTAAAACGTGTTATTGGTAGAGCTGTTCCAGACGCACCGCATGAAGCATTACTTTGCTTAGACGCTACAACAGGTCAAAATGCATTATCACAAGCTCGTACATTCAAAGAAGTAACGAATGTTTCTGGTATCGTATTAACTAAATTAGATGGTACTGCTAAAGGTGGTATCGTATTAGCAATCAGAAACGAACTTAAAATACCTGTTAAATATGTAGGTTTAGGTGAGAAGTTAGATGATTTACAACCATTCAACCCAGAAAGCTATGTTTATGGATTATTTGCTGATATGATTGAACAAAATGAAGAGATTCCAGATGAATTAGCAGAATCTCCATCTGATAATGGAGATGCATCTCATGAGCCAAAATGA